Proteins co-encoded in one Apus apus isolate bApuApu2 chromosome 22, bApuApu2.pri.cur, whole genome shotgun sequence genomic window:
- the LOC127393364 gene encoding beta-galactosidase-1-like protein 2 isoform X1 has translation MWPCGGRRQRRLGGLALLALVLWLLQRRYYPCLLPVVSEPCENAVLYRFNWSELVPPQLWGRTLGLQTENSQFLLEGMPFRIFGGSMHYFRVPREYWEDRMLKMKACGLNTLTTYVPWNLHEQERGKFDFSQNLDLEAFLSLAAKTGLWVILRPGPYICSEWDLGGLPSWLLQDPEMQLRTTYKGFTEAVDAYFDHLMPIVVPLQYKKGGPIIAVQVENEYGSYAKDPNYMTYVKMALLNRGIVELLMTSDNKNGLAFGLVEGALATVNFQKLEPGLLKYLDTIQRDQPKMVMEYWTGWFDNWGGPHYVFDADEMVNTVASVLKFGASINLYMFHGGTNFGFMNGALEADEYKSDVTSYDYDAVLTEAGDYTSKFFKLRQLFSMIIGQPLPLPPMVESKAAYGAILLHQYISLWDVLPSLLQPIKSEFPINMENLQLNDSYGQAFGYVLYETVIFGGGHLHSRDHVRDRAQVFVNTMYVGELDYNTLELSLPEGQGFRQLRLLVENRGRVNYGLALNEQRKGLIGDVFLNKTPLRNFKIYSLEMKPGFMKSLRHLTGWSAVPDYFVGPAFFRGRLWIEHQPQDTFLKLQGWEKGVVFVNGQNLGRYWKIGPQETLYLPGPWLSKGSNEIVIFEERSAGRIIQSVDIPYLGRTQYMD, from the exons ATGTGGCCGtgcggggggcggcggcagcggcggctcggcgggctggccctgctggccttggtgctgtggctgctgcagcgGAG GTATTACCCATGCCTGCTGCCGGTTGTTTCAGAGCCCTGTGAGAATGCTGTGCTCTACAG GTTTAACTGGAGTGAGCTGGTCCCTCCACAGTTATGGGGGAGGACCCTGGGCTTGCAGACAGAAAACTCCCAGTTCCTCCTGGAAGGCATGCCTTTCCGAATCTTTGGAGGTTCCATGCACTATTTCCGAGTCCCCAGGGAATACTGGGAAGACCGGATGCTGAAGATGAAAGCGTGTGGCTTAAACACCCTCACCAC GTACGTGCCATGGAACCTGCACGAGCAAGAGAGAGGGAAGTTTGACTTCAGTCAAAACCTGGATCTAGA GGCCTTCCTTTCACTGGCAGCTAAAACTGGACTGTGGGTGATTCTGCGTCCTGGACCTTATATCTGCTCTGAATGGGACCTTGGTGGTCTGCCCAG TTGGCTACTGCAAGACCCAGAGATGCAACTGAGGACAACGTACAAGGGCTTcacagaagctgtggatgcctaTTTTGATCATTTAATGCCTATTGTTGTCCCTCTTCAG TACAAGAAAGGAGGCCCCATCATTGCAGTGCAAGTGGAGAATGAATATGGTTCCTATGCCAAAGACCCAAACTACATGACCTATGTGAAAATG GCCCTGTTAAACAGAGGGATTGTGGAACTGTTAATGACCTCAGACAACAAGAATGGTCTGGCATTTGGCTTAGTGGAAGGAG CACTGGCCACTGTTAACTTTCAGAAGCTGGAACCTGGGCTGCTGAAATATCTGGACACAATACAG AGAGATCAGCCAAAGATGGTGATGGAGTATTGGACAGGATGGTTTGACAACTGGGGAGGCCCTCACTATGTCTTTGATGCAGATG AAATGGTGAATACTGTAGCAAGTGTCCTCAAATTCGGAGCATCCATCAATCTCTACATGTTTCATGGAGGCACCAACTTTGGCTTCATGAATGGTGCTTTGGAGGCTGACGAGTACAAGTCAGATGTCACCAGTTATG ACTACGACGCCGTGCTGACCGAGGCTGGAGACTACACCTCCAAATTCTTCAAGCTCCGACAGCTCTTCAGCATGATCATTG GCcagcctcttcctctccctcccatgGTTGAAAGCAAGGCAGCATATGGAGCAATCCTGTTGCATCAATACATCTCCCTCTGGGATGTGCTACCATCTCTTTTACAG CCCATTAAGTCAGAGTTCCCCATTAACATGGAGAATCTGCAGCTCAACGATAGCTACGGGCAGGCCTTTGGGTATGTGCTCTATGAGACTGTCATCTTTGGGGGTGGCCACCTGCACTCGAGGGACCACGTCCGGGACCGAGCACag GTGTTTGTTAACACCATGTATGTTGGTGAGCTGGACTACAACACACTGGAGCTTTCCCTCCCTGAAGGACAG ggCTTCAGGCAGCTCAGGCTCTTGGTGGAGAACCGTGGTCGTGTCAATTATGGCCTGGCACTGAATGAACAGAGGAAAG GCTTAATTGGTGACGTCTTCTTGAATAAAACCCCCTTGAGGAACTTCAAGATTTACAGTTTGGAGATGAAACCTGGCTTCATGAAaag CTTACGACACCTTACTGGATGGAGTGCAGTCCCAGATTACTTTGTTGGCCCAGCTTTTTTCCGTGGAAGGCTGTGGATAGAGCACCAGCCACAGGACACTTTTTTGAAGTTACAG GGCTGGGAAAAAGGAGTTGTGTTTGTCAATGGTCAGAACCTGGGCCGCTACTGGAAGATTGGACCTCAGGAAACACTTTACCTTCCTGGCCCCTGGTTATCTAAGGGGAGCAATGAG attGTCATTTTTGAAGAACGCTCTGCAGGACGGATCATACAGTCTGTGGACATACCTTATTTAGGAAGGACCCAGTACATGGACTGA
- the LOC127393364 gene encoding beta-galactosidase-1-like protein 2 isoform X2, with product MWPCGGRRQRRLGGLALLALVLWLLQRRFNWSELVPPQLWGRTLGLQTENSQFLLEGMPFRIFGGSMHYFRVPREYWEDRMLKMKACGLNTLTTYVPWNLHEQERGKFDFSQNLDLEAFLSLAAKTGLWVILRPGPYICSEWDLGGLPSWLLQDPEMQLRTTYKGFTEAVDAYFDHLMPIVVPLQYKKGGPIIAVQVENEYGSYAKDPNYMTYVKMALLNRGIVELLMTSDNKNGLAFGLVEGALATVNFQKLEPGLLKYLDTIQRDQPKMVMEYWTGWFDNWGGPHYVFDADEMVNTVASVLKFGASINLYMFHGGTNFGFMNGALEADEYKSDVTSYDYDAVLTEAGDYTSKFFKLRQLFSMIIGQPLPLPPMVESKAAYGAILLHQYISLWDVLPSLLQPIKSEFPINMENLQLNDSYGQAFGYVLYETVIFGGGHLHSRDHVRDRAQVFVNTMYVGELDYNTLELSLPEGQGFRQLRLLVENRGRVNYGLALNEQRKGLIGDVFLNKTPLRNFKIYSLEMKPGFMKSLRHLTGWSAVPDYFVGPAFFRGRLWIEHQPQDTFLKLQGWEKGVVFVNGQNLGRYWKIGPQETLYLPGPWLSKGSNEIVIFEERSAGRIIQSVDIPYLGRTQYMD from the exons ATGTGGCCGtgcggggggcggcggcagcggcggctcggcgggctggccctgctggccttggtgctgtggctgctgcagcgGAG GTTTAACTGGAGTGAGCTGGTCCCTCCACAGTTATGGGGGAGGACCCTGGGCTTGCAGACAGAAAACTCCCAGTTCCTCCTGGAAGGCATGCCTTTCCGAATCTTTGGAGGTTCCATGCACTATTTCCGAGTCCCCAGGGAATACTGGGAAGACCGGATGCTGAAGATGAAAGCGTGTGGCTTAAACACCCTCACCAC GTACGTGCCATGGAACCTGCACGAGCAAGAGAGAGGGAAGTTTGACTTCAGTCAAAACCTGGATCTAGA GGCCTTCCTTTCACTGGCAGCTAAAACTGGACTGTGGGTGATTCTGCGTCCTGGACCTTATATCTGCTCTGAATGGGACCTTGGTGGTCTGCCCAG TTGGCTACTGCAAGACCCAGAGATGCAACTGAGGACAACGTACAAGGGCTTcacagaagctgtggatgcctaTTTTGATCATTTAATGCCTATTGTTGTCCCTCTTCAG TACAAGAAAGGAGGCCCCATCATTGCAGTGCAAGTGGAGAATGAATATGGTTCCTATGCCAAAGACCCAAACTACATGACCTATGTGAAAATG GCCCTGTTAAACAGAGGGATTGTGGAACTGTTAATGACCTCAGACAACAAGAATGGTCTGGCATTTGGCTTAGTGGAAGGAG CACTGGCCACTGTTAACTTTCAGAAGCTGGAACCTGGGCTGCTGAAATATCTGGACACAATACAG AGAGATCAGCCAAAGATGGTGATGGAGTATTGGACAGGATGGTTTGACAACTGGGGAGGCCCTCACTATGTCTTTGATGCAGATG AAATGGTGAATACTGTAGCAAGTGTCCTCAAATTCGGAGCATCCATCAATCTCTACATGTTTCATGGAGGCACCAACTTTGGCTTCATGAATGGTGCTTTGGAGGCTGACGAGTACAAGTCAGATGTCACCAGTTATG ACTACGACGCCGTGCTGACCGAGGCTGGAGACTACACCTCCAAATTCTTCAAGCTCCGACAGCTCTTCAGCATGATCATTG GCcagcctcttcctctccctcccatgGTTGAAAGCAAGGCAGCATATGGAGCAATCCTGTTGCATCAATACATCTCCCTCTGGGATGTGCTACCATCTCTTTTACAG CCCATTAAGTCAGAGTTCCCCATTAACATGGAGAATCTGCAGCTCAACGATAGCTACGGGCAGGCCTTTGGGTATGTGCTCTATGAGACTGTCATCTTTGGGGGTGGCCACCTGCACTCGAGGGACCACGTCCGGGACCGAGCACag GTGTTTGTTAACACCATGTATGTTGGTGAGCTGGACTACAACACACTGGAGCTTTCCCTCCCTGAAGGACAG ggCTTCAGGCAGCTCAGGCTCTTGGTGGAGAACCGTGGTCGTGTCAATTATGGCCTGGCACTGAATGAACAGAGGAAAG GCTTAATTGGTGACGTCTTCTTGAATAAAACCCCCTTGAGGAACTTCAAGATTTACAGTTTGGAGATGAAACCTGGCTTCATGAAaag CTTACGACACCTTACTGGATGGAGTGCAGTCCCAGATTACTTTGTTGGCCCAGCTTTTTTCCGTGGAAGGCTGTGGATAGAGCACCAGCCACAGGACACTTTTTTGAAGTTACAG GGCTGGGAAAAAGGAGTTGTGTTTGTCAATGGTCAGAACCTGGGCCGCTACTGGAAGATTGGACCTCAGGAAACACTTTACCTTCCTGGCCCCTGGTTATCTAAGGGGAGCAATGAG attGTCATTTTTGAAGAACGCTCTGCAGGACGGATCATACAGTCTGTGGACATACCTTATTTAGGAAGGACCCAGTACATGGACTGA
- the B3GAT1 gene encoding galactosylgalactosylxylosylprotein 3-beta-glucuronosyltransferase 1 isoform X2, whose amino-acid sequence MGNEELWVQSVLEMPKRRDILAIVLIVLPWTLLITVWHQSTIAPLLAVHKDDGGDSRRDLAAGLDSKEYCLSDRDIVEVVRTEYVYTRPPPWSDTLPTIHVITPTYSRPVQKAELTRLANTLLHVPNLHWILVEDSQRRTPLVTRLLRDTGLNYTHLNVETPRNYKLRGDMRDPRIPRGTMQRNLALRWLRETFNKNNSQPGIVYFADDDNTYSLELFEEMRSTRKVSVWPVAFVGGLRYESPKVNAAGKVYGWKTVFDPHRPFAIDMAGFAVNLRLILQRSQAYFKLRGVKGGYQESSLLRELVTLNDLEPKAANCTKVLVWHTRTEKPVLVNEGKKGFTDPNVEI is encoded by the exons ATGG GTAATGAGGAGCTGTGGGTCCAGTCAGTCTTGGAGATGCCGAAGAGACGAGACATCCTGGCTATCGTGCTGATAGTTCTGCCCTGGACACTGCTAATCACCGTCTGGCACCAGAGCACCATTGCTCCACTGCTTGCAGTGCACAAGG ATGATGGTGGTGACTCCCGGCGTGATCTCGCTGCAGGCTTGGACTCCAAGGAATACTGCCTGTCAGACCGGGACATTGTGGAGGTGGTGAGGACAGAGTACGTTTATACCCGCCCACCCCCGTGGTCAGACACCCTTCCCACCATCCATGTCATCACACCCACCTACAGCAGGCCGGtccagaaggcagagctgaCCCGCCTGGCCAACACCCTCCTGCACGTGCCAAACCTGCACTGGATCCTGGTGGAGGACTCGCAGCGACGCACCCCCCTCGTCACCCGCCTGCTGCGGGACACGGGGCTCAACTACACCCACCTCAACGTGGAGACCCCCCGCAACTACAAGCTGCGTGGGGACATGAGGGACCCCCGCATCCCCCGGGGGACCATGCAGAGGAACCTCGCCCTGAGGTGGCTGAGAGAGACCtttaacaaaaacaacagcCAGCCCGGGATTGTTTACTTCGCCGACGACGATAACACCTACAGCCTGGAGCTCTTCGAGGAG ATGCGCAGCACCAGGAAGGTGTCCGTGTGGCCCGTGGCCTTCGTGGGCGGCCTGCGCTACGAGTCGCCCAAGGTGAACGCGGCGGGGAAGGTCTACGGCTGGAAAACCGTCTTCGACCCCCACCGCCCCTTCGCCATCGACATGGCAGGCTTCGCCGTCAACCTCAGGCTGATCCTCCAGCGGTCTCAGGCTTACTTCAAACTGCGAGGGGTGAAGGGAGGCTACCAGGAGAGCAGCCTGCTGCGGGAGCTGGTCACCTTGAACGACCTCGAGCCCAAGGCTGCCAACTGCACCAAG GTTTTAGTCTGGCATACGAGGACAGAAAAGCCTGTGCTGGTGAATGAGGGGAAGAAAGGATTCACAGATCCCAACGTGGAAATCTGA
- the B3GAT1 gene encoding galactosylgalactosylxylosylprotein 3-beta-glucuronosyltransferase 1 isoform X4 encodes MPKRRDILAIVLIVLPWTLLITVWHQSTIAPLLAVHKDDGGDSRRDLAAGLDSKEYCLSDRDIVEVVRTEYVYTRPPPWSDTLPTIHVITPTYSRPVQKAELTRLANTLLHVPNLHWILVEDSQRRTPLVTRLLRDTGLNYTHLNVETPRNYKLRGDMRDPRIPRGTMQRNLALRWLRETFNKNNSQPGIVYFADDDNTYSLELFEEMRSTRKVSVWPVAFVGGLRYESPKVNAAGKVYGWKTVFDPHRPFAIDMAGFAVNLRLILQRSQAYFKLRGVKGGYQESSLLRELVTLNDLEPKAANCTKVLVWHTRTEKPVLVNEGKKGFTDPNVEI; translated from the exons ATGCCGAAGAGACGAGACATCCTGGCTATCGTGCTGATAGTTCTGCCCTGGACACTGCTAATCACCGTCTGGCACCAGAGCACCATTGCTCCACTGCTTGCAGTGCACAAGG ATGATGGTGGTGACTCCCGGCGTGATCTCGCTGCAGGCTTGGACTCCAAGGAATACTGCCTGTCAGACCGGGACATTGTGGAGGTGGTGAGGACAGAGTACGTTTATACCCGCCCACCCCCGTGGTCAGACACCCTTCCCACCATCCATGTCATCACACCCACCTACAGCAGGCCGGtccagaaggcagagctgaCCCGCCTGGCCAACACCCTCCTGCACGTGCCAAACCTGCACTGGATCCTGGTGGAGGACTCGCAGCGACGCACCCCCCTCGTCACCCGCCTGCTGCGGGACACGGGGCTCAACTACACCCACCTCAACGTGGAGACCCCCCGCAACTACAAGCTGCGTGGGGACATGAGGGACCCCCGCATCCCCCGGGGGACCATGCAGAGGAACCTCGCCCTGAGGTGGCTGAGAGAGACCtttaacaaaaacaacagcCAGCCCGGGATTGTTTACTTCGCCGACGACGATAACACCTACAGCCTGGAGCTCTTCGAGGAG ATGCGCAGCACCAGGAAGGTGTCCGTGTGGCCCGTGGCCTTCGTGGGCGGCCTGCGCTACGAGTCGCCCAAGGTGAACGCGGCGGGGAAGGTCTACGGCTGGAAAACCGTCTTCGACCCCCACCGCCCCTTCGCCATCGACATGGCAGGCTTCGCCGTCAACCTCAGGCTGATCCTCCAGCGGTCTCAGGCTTACTTCAAACTGCGAGGGGTGAAGGGAGGCTACCAGGAGAGCAGCCTGCTGCGGGAGCTGGTCACCTTGAACGACCTCGAGCCCAAGGCTGCCAACTGCACCAAG GTTTTAGTCTGGCATACGAGGACAGAAAAGCCTGTGCTGGTGAATGAGGGGAAGAAAGGATTCACAGATCCCAACGTGGAAATCTGA
- the B3GAT1 gene encoding galactosylgalactosylxylosylprotein 3-beta-glucuronosyltransferase 1 isoform X1 gives MCSAVLSLGFSLSGNEELWVQSVLEMPKRRDILAIVLIVLPWTLLITVWHQSTIAPLLAVHKDDGGDSRRDLAAGLDSKEYCLSDRDIVEVVRTEYVYTRPPPWSDTLPTIHVITPTYSRPVQKAELTRLANTLLHVPNLHWILVEDSQRRTPLVTRLLRDTGLNYTHLNVETPRNYKLRGDMRDPRIPRGTMQRNLALRWLRETFNKNNSQPGIVYFADDDNTYSLELFEEMRSTRKVSVWPVAFVGGLRYESPKVNAAGKVYGWKTVFDPHRPFAIDMAGFAVNLRLILQRSQAYFKLRGVKGGYQESSLLRELVTLNDLEPKAANCTKVLVWHTRTEKPVLVNEGKKGFTDPNVEI, from the exons ATGTGCTCTGCTGTTCTGTCTCTGGGGTTTTCACTGTCAGGTAATGAGGAGCTGTGGGTCCAGTCAGTCTTGGAGATGCCGAAGAGACGAGACATCCTGGCTATCGTGCTGATAGTTCTGCCCTGGACACTGCTAATCACCGTCTGGCACCAGAGCACCATTGCTCCACTGCTTGCAGTGCACAAGG ATGATGGTGGTGACTCCCGGCGTGATCTCGCTGCAGGCTTGGACTCCAAGGAATACTGCCTGTCAGACCGGGACATTGTGGAGGTGGTGAGGACAGAGTACGTTTATACCCGCCCACCCCCGTGGTCAGACACCCTTCCCACCATCCATGTCATCACACCCACCTACAGCAGGCCGGtccagaaggcagagctgaCCCGCCTGGCCAACACCCTCCTGCACGTGCCAAACCTGCACTGGATCCTGGTGGAGGACTCGCAGCGACGCACCCCCCTCGTCACCCGCCTGCTGCGGGACACGGGGCTCAACTACACCCACCTCAACGTGGAGACCCCCCGCAACTACAAGCTGCGTGGGGACATGAGGGACCCCCGCATCCCCCGGGGGACCATGCAGAGGAACCTCGCCCTGAGGTGGCTGAGAGAGACCtttaacaaaaacaacagcCAGCCCGGGATTGTTTACTTCGCCGACGACGATAACACCTACAGCCTGGAGCTCTTCGAGGAG ATGCGCAGCACCAGGAAGGTGTCCGTGTGGCCCGTGGCCTTCGTGGGCGGCCTGCGCTACGAGTCGCCCAAGGTGAACGCGGCGGGGAAGGTCTACGGCTGGAAAACCGTCTTCGACCCCCACCGCCCCTTCGCCATCGACATGGCAGGCTTCGCCGTCAACCTCAGGCTGATCCTCCAGCGGTCTCAGGCTTACTTCAAACTGCGAGGGGTGAAGGGAGGCTACCAGGAGAGCAGCCTGCTGCGGGAGCTGGTCACCTTGAACGACCTCGAGCCCAAGGCTGCCAACTGCACCAAG GTTTTAGTCTGGCATACGAGGACAGAAAAGCCTGTGCTGGTGAATGAGGGGAAGAAAGGATTCACAGATCCCAACGTGGAAATCTGA
- the B3GAT1 gene encoding galactosylgalactosylxylosylprotein 3-beta-glucuronosyltransferase 1 isoform X3: MLREQDDGGDSRRDLAAGLDSKEYCLSDRDIVEVVRTEYVYTRPPPWSDTLPTIHVITPTYSRPVQKAELTRLANTLLHVPNLHWILVEDSQRRTPLVTRLLRDTGLNYTHLNVETPRNYKLRGDMRDPRIPRGTMQRNLALRWLRETFNKNNSQPGIVYFADDDNTYSLELFEEMRSTRKVSVWPVAFVGGLRYESPKVNAAGKVYGWKTVFDPHRPFAIDMAGFAVNLRLILQRSQAYFKLRGVKGGYQESSLLRELVTLNDLEPKAANCTKVLVWHTRTEKPVLVNEGKKGFTDPNVEI, encoded by the exons ATGATGGTGGTGACTCCCGGCGTGATCTCGCTGCAGGCTTGGACTCCAAGGAATACTGCCTGTCAGACCGGGACATTGTGGAGGTGGTGAGGACAGAGTACGTTTATACCCGCCCACCCCCGTGGTCAGACACCCTTCCCACCATCCATGTCATCACACCCACCTACAGCAGGCCGGtccagaaggcagagctgaCCCGCCTGGCCAACACCCTCCTGCACGTGCCAAACCTGCACTGGATCCTGGTGGAGGACTCGCAGCGACGCACCCCCCTCGTCACCCGCCTGCTGCGGGACACGGGGCTCAACTACACCCACCTCAACGTGGAGACCCCCCGCAACTACAAGCTGCGTGGGGACATGAGGGACCCCCGCATCCCCCGGGGGACCATGCAGAGGAACCTCGCCCTGAGGTGGCTGAGAGAGACCtttaacaaaaacaacagcCAGCCCGGGATTGTTTACTTCGCCGACGACGATAACACCTACAGCCTGGAGCTCTTCGAGGAG ATGCGCAGCACCAGGAAGGTGTCCGTGTGGCCCGTGGCCTTCGTGGGCGGCCTGCGCTACGAGTCGCCCAAGGTGAACGCGGCGGGGAAGGTCTACGGCTGGAAAACCGTCTTCGACCCCCACCGCCCCTTCGCCATCGACATGGCAGGCTTCGCCGTCAACCTCAGGCTGATCCTCCAGCGGTCTCAGGCTTACTTCAAACTGCGAGGGGTGAAGGGAGGCTACCAGGAGAGCAGCCTGCTGCGGGAGCTGGTCACCTTGAACGACCTCGAGCCCAAGGCTGCCAACTGCACCAAG GTTTTAGTCTGGCATACGAGGACAGAAAAGCCTGTGCTGGTGAATGAGGGGAAGAAAGGATTCACAGATCCCAACGTGGAAATCTGA